The Halarcobacter mediterraneus genomic interval AAAAACTTAATATTGAAAAAACTTATATGCTAACTGGTGATAAAAAAGAGGTTGCTTTAAGTGTTGCCAAAGATTTAGGAATTGATGAGGTAAAATATGAACTTCTTCCTCAAGATAAATTAACAAATTTTAAAGAAATAAAAAAACAAACAAATACAGTTACTGCTTTTGTGGGAGATGGAATAAATGATGCTCCTACTTTAGCAACTTCTGATATAGGTTTTGCAATGGGCGGAGTAGGAAGTGATTTAGCTGTAAAATCAGCTGATGTTGTTGTATTAAATGATAATTTAAATGCAATAAGTGATGCAATAAAAATAGCTAAAAAAACTAAAACAATTGTATACCAAAATATTATCTTTATTATGGCTATTAAAGTAGGTTTCCTAGTTTTAGGAGCAGGTGCAATGATTGGTATGGCAGAAGCTATTTTTGCAGATGTTGGCGTTGCTTTATTAGCTATTTTAAACTCAATGAGAATTTTAAAAACAATAAAAAATGAACCAAAAGAGTCTCTTTGTGAGGATTCTTGTTGTTCTGTAAAAAGTTAGATTTTTTCTAGCTTTTTACTATAAAAATATAAATTATGCTATTATCTCTTTTTAATTTCAAAAAAGAGAAATAAATGCTTGAATCAAAACCTTACATTGTATTTTTTAAATATGCAATACCTTCTATTTTAGGATTACTTTCTGTATCGTCTGCAAGTATTATTGATGGATATTTTATAGGTAATTATGTTGGCTCTGTAGCTTTGGCTGCTATTAATATTTCATATCCTTTATTGGCAATTTTATTTGGATTAGGGTTGATGTTTGCTGTTGGAAACTCTGTTTTAGCTGGAAAGCTTATGGGAGAAAAAAACAATGAAGAAGCTTCTAATATTTTTACAAAAGCAGTAATATGTATTTCTATTTTAGGTGCTCTTTCCAGTTTATTTATATATTTAAATATGGAGTATTTATTAAGTTTTTTAAAAGTAGAGGGTGTATTAGAAACTTATACTTTTGAATACTTATCTATACTTCTAATATTTTTGCCTTTTTTAATGACTGGAATTACAATTGATTATTTTGTAAGAGTTGATGAGAATCCTAATTTATCATTTTTAGCTTTATTATTAACTTCTATTGTAAATATAATATTGGATTATTTATTTATTGTAAAATATGATTTTGGTTTAAGTGGTGCAGCCTATGCAACTGGAATTTCTTATCTTGTGATTACTTTAGTTTTGATTCCTCATTTTTTTCTAAAAAAATCTACTTTAGAAATAGTTAAACCAAAAGGAAATATTTTTAGTATATTTGAAGCTTCAAAAAATGGTGTATCTGAATTTATAAATGAATCATCAATTGGAATTACAGTATTGATTTTTAATTATATAATGCTTAAAAATTTTGGAGCCTTAGGTGTTGCTTCTTATACTATAGTTGGATATTTTTTTATGGTTAGTATTATGATAAGTTTTGCAATTGCAGATTCATTACAACCTATTTTTAGTAAGAATTATGGTGCACAATATTTTAATAGAATAAAAACTTTTTTGAAGCTAGGATTAATTTCAATTTTCGCAATAGAACTTTTTATAATAATTTTAGTAATACTTATTCCTGATATCTTAGTAAATGTATTTTTAAAAGAAAATGAACTAAGAGCAAAAGAGATTACTTTAGAGTTTATTTATTATGTTTGGCCTGCCTTTTTATTTGCTGGTTTAAATATTATGATAACTTCATATCTTACTTCTATGCAAAAAGCAAAATATTCAGCGATAATAGCTACTTTACGAAGTCTTATTTTACCAATATTATTTATATTTTTATTGCCTATAATTGTAGGACAAAAAGGTATTTTTATGGCCTTAGTTGTTGCAGAGTTCATAACTTTTATTGTTGCAGTTACTTTATTTATTAAAAATACTCCTAAAAAGATTTCTAATTTATTATAATTTTGATAACAGTTATCTATTTAAAAGAAGATTAAGAATTATTTCTATATGCTAAATTATTATTAAAATATAATTTTTTATTCTTTTTAGGAGAAGTAATATGAGAAATATTTTAAACTCAGTAGTTCAGTTATCAAAAAAAAAGTTAGTTGACGGATTATTTGTTATTGCTCTTTTATTAATTGCTTCATCTTTTGCAAAGCTTCTTATAGATAATTATTATTAAAGTTCTTCTGAAAGAAGAAGTTATAAAAGATATCTTTTATAACTTCATTTAGTAGATAAATTTAAATTTTTAAAACAGCCATAAAAGCTTCTTGAGGTACATTTACTTTACCAATAGCTTTCATTCTTTTCTTACCAGCTTTTTGTTTTTCTAAAAGTTTTCTTTTTCTTGTAATATCACCACCATAACATTTAGCAGTAACATTTTTACCCATAGATTTAACTGTTTCCCTAGCAATAATAGTATTACCAATACTTGCTTGAACTGCAACTTCAAAAAGTTGTCTTGGAATTAATTCTTTAAGTGCTTTAATAAATTCTCTACCTCTTGAAACTGCTTTTTCTTCAGGAACAATAATAGAAAGTGCATCAACAATTTCACCTGCAACTCTAACATCAAGTTTTTTAAGGTTACCTGGTCTAAACTCTACAGGTTCATAATCAAATGAAGCATAACCTTTAGTAGTAGATTTTAACTTATCATAAAAATCCATTACAATTTCATTCATAGGAATATCATATTCAAGTAAAACTCTTTTACCTAAGTAATCCATTTTTATTTGAATACCTCTTTTATCATTAAGAAGTTTAATTACATTACCTAAGAATTCATCAGGAACTAAGATTGTAGCTTTTACATAGGGCTCAAAAATAGTTTCAATATAATTTGGCTCAGGAAGTTCTGATGGATTTTGAATTTCAACTCTTTCTCCATCTGTTTTAAGAACTTCATATACAACTGTTGGAGCAGTTGCAATAAGGTCAAGGTTAAACTCTCTTTCTAATCTTTCTTTAATTACTTCCATATGAAGCATACCCAAAAAACCAGCTCTAAATCCACTTCCAAGTGCAGCAGAACTTTCTGGTTCAAAAGAGATAGAAGAGTCATTTAACTGAAGCTTAGTTAAAGCTTCTCTTAAGTCTTCAAACTTATCTGTTTCTATTGGATATAGTCCTGCAAATACAAAAGGTTTTGCAGGTTCAAATCCATCAATAGCTTCTGCTGTTGGGTTTTTCGCATCAGTCATTGTATCCCCAACTGCAATTCCATCAAGAGTTTTAAGTCCAAGTACTACAATACCAATTTCACCTGTTTCAATCTCTTTTGTTTTTTCTCTTTTTATAGGATGAGGATACATTAAGTCTAAAACTGGGTGTTCAACTTTTGTATTCATCATCTTAAGTACTTGACCTTTTTTGATACTTCCTTCATAAACTCTTACAAGGGCTAAAGCTCCAAGGTAGTTATCAAACCATGAGTCATAGATAAGTGCTTTTGTTGGTGCATCTTCATCACCTTGAGGTGCTGGTACTCTATCAACTATTGAATCAATTAAGTCTTTTACTCCAAGACCAGTTTTCGCAGAGATTAGATTATGTTCTGTACAGTCAAGACCAATTGCTTCTTCCGTCTCTTCTAAAACTCTCATAGGGTCAGCACTTGGTAAATCAATTTTATTTACAACTGGTAGTAGTTCTAAATCATTGTCTAAGGCAATATAAACGTTAGCAATAGTTTGAGCTTCAACACCTTGTGTTGAGTCAACAATAAGTAAAGCACCTTCAGATGAAGCTAAAGATCTACTTACTTCATATGAAAAGTCAACGTGACCAGGAGTGTCAATAAGGTTTAAGACATACTCTTGCTCATCTTTGATATATTTTAATCTTACACTTTGAGCCTTAATAGTAATACCACGTTCTTGCTCAATATCCATAGTATCCATCATCTGTGAAGATAATTCTCTATCTGTAACAGCTCCACACTCTTGGATAATTCTATCAGCAAGTGTAGATTTACCATGGTCTATATGGGCAATAATACTAAAGTTTCTAATATTTTTTTGCAAAATTAAATTCCTATAATTGAAGTATTTATATATTAAATTTCGCGATTATATCTAAAGTTTTGTTAGTTAGTAGTTAAGTTTTTAATTTAAGAAGTTAAAGTATAGGAAAAGACCTATACTTTAAGAGAAATTATCTTTGAATTGAACCTTCAACTCTTCTGTTTTGGGCTCTTCCTTCAGCTGTTTCATTTGTAGCTTTAGGTTTTGACTCACCATAACCAGTTGAGTTAAGTCTTGATTTATCAATTCCGTATGCTTCTAAAGCTTTAACAGCAGCAGCAGCTCTTCTTTCAGATAATTTTTGATTGTATTCTTCTGTTCCAACTGAGTCAGTATGAGCCTCAATTTTACCTTTTACAGATGGGAATGCTTTCATAAAATCAGCAAATTTTTTGATTTTTGATTCATATGAGTTATTAATTCTAGCACTATCAAATTCAAAATTAATATTTAAATTAGCTTTTAAAGAACATCCATGTTGATCAACAATATCACCTTTTGGAGTGTCAGGACATTTATCAAGTGAGTCAATTACTCCATCTCCATCTGTATCAACTGGTTTTTCAACTAGTTTTCTTTCTACAACTGGTTCAGGTTTTGGCTCTTCTTTTACTACTGGTGCAGGTGCCGCTTTTTTTCCAAAAGGAATAGAAAGACCTACTGTATAGATTAAGTTATTATCTCTATCATGAGTATTTACTAAATGTCTAATATCAGTTTTTAAAGACATACTTTCAGAAATTTTATATTTTAAACCAATACCATAGTTTCCAAATAGTGAAGTTTCATTTCCAAATCTTTCAGTATCAAAATGCTCTAAACCATAACCAACTAAAGCATAAAGTGAAGTTGAATCAGTAAGTTCAAAGTCTTTGATGTAGTTATTGAATAATCTAGTAATATTAGTATCTTCACTACTATTTTCATAATCAACATTTCCTAAAGAATTTAAAATTCCCACTTCAATTTGATCAAACATTGAATCATCAATATTTACACCAAAACTAATACCTCCAATTGGGTAATGGTCATCATCTAAGTTAAGATTTCCCTCTGCAATATTTCCACCTATCATAGGTGTAATTTCATATTTATAATCACTATTTGCTGCAAACAGCATAGAAGCACAAAGTGCTGAAGAAATTAAAATCTTTTTCATATTATATATCCTTATTGTTTATTTTATAATATCAAATAATAAATTAAAAATTTATTTATTTGACGGCCTAATTAATCAATAAATATAGAATTTACTGATTCGTTATGAGTGATTCTTCTAATTGTCTCACCAATAATTTTTGTAGCACTAAGAACAGTTATTTTATCGCTTTTCCCATGCATAGGAATAGTGTCAGAAATTATAAGCTCATCTAATGTCCCTGCATTTATTCTATCAAAAGCTGGTCCTGATAATACTCCATGAGTACAACAAGCCATTACTGAAGTTGCACCTTTACTTTTTAAAACTTCAGCTGCTTTTACAAGGGTTCCTGCTGTATCAACCATGTCATCTACTAAGATAACATCTTTACCTTCTACATCCCCGATAATATTCATTACTTCAGCAACATTTGCTTTTTCTCTTTTTTTATCAACGATTACTAAGTCATATCCTAATTTATCAGCATATGATCTTGCTCTTGCAACTCCTCCAATATCTGGACTTGCAATAATTGGGTTTTTAAGATTTTTACTTCTTAAGTGGCTAACAAATAAAACAGAACCATATAAGTTGTCAACTGGAATATTAAAGAAACCTTGAATTTGTGCAGCGTGTAAATCAATAGTAATCATTCTATCAATTCCAGCAGCTTCTAACATATCTGCAACTAATTTTGCTGAAATTGGAACTCTAGGAGCAGCTTTTCTATCTTGTCTAGCATATCCATAATATGGTATAACAGCAGAAATAGAAGCAGCACTACTTCTTTTTAATGCATCAATCATAATTAAAAGTTCCATTAAGTGGTCATTTGTTGGAGCACATGTTGGTTGAACAATAAATACGTCTTGTCCTCTAACACTCTCTTTAATTTGTACAGAGATTTCTCCATCACTAAATTTGTTAATTGAAGCTTCTCCAACTTCAACGTTTAGGTATTTCCCAACTTTTTTAGCAAATTCAGGGTTAGCAGTACCACTAAAAAGCTTATATTTTGACATTAGATTTTCCTTATGTGTAGTAAGTATTATTGTGTGATTTTACCCAAATTGTTCTTATATTGAATTTACGTAGAGTAAATATTAGAATTATAGAATAATATACCTGATTATATAAGTAGAGTAAAGTAGTAACTAAGAGCTAAAACTCTTAGTTTTTAATTATGAAGAAGATTTAATCCAAGCACTTCCAAGAACTTTATCATCTTCATAGAAAACAGCTAACTGTCCAGCAGCAACACCAAATGCAGGTTCTTTTAAAGCAATTTTGGCTTTATTGTCTTCTATTGTTACTTTACAAGGAATAGAAACTGATCTATATCTTAGCTTTACAGTACAGTCAAACTCTTTTTGTTCAATAAACATATTTAAGTTTTCAACTTTTACATGATTTACTTCTAAAGCTTGTTTTTTACCTACAATAATTGTATTGTCTTTAGGATTTAGTTTTGTTACAAAATGAGGTTCTTGGGCTCCATGAACTGTAAAGCCTCTTCTTTTTCCAATTGTATAGTGCATATAACCTTTATGCTCTCCTACAATATTTCCTTTTTCATCTAGTACTTTTCCAGGAATGTCAATATTTGCATGTCTTTTTACAACATCAGTATAAACTGTTTCAACAAAACAAATCTCTTGGGATTCATTTTTCTCAGTTATCTTTTTATAAGCTACATCAAGCTTTGCACCAAGTTTAATGATATCCTCTTTTTTATAAGTGCTTAAAGGAAACATCATATAAGGTAAGGCTTCTTTATCAACTTGTGATAAGAAATAACTTTGGTCTTTTGTATCATCATCAGCTGCATAAATAAACTTTCCATCTGTTTTTGCATAATGACCTGTTGCTAAATATGAGGCATTATGTTCTTTTGCAAAATCAAGCATTGCTCCAAATTTAATCTGTCTATTACATTTTACACAAGGGTTTGGTGTAGTACCTTCTAAATAAGAATCAACAAAATAGTCATATACTTCTTCTTCAAATTTATCGGTTAAATCTAATACATGGTACTTGATATTTAAGAACTTTGCTACATCTTTAATAAAACCAAGATTATTTTCATGATAACCATCAGTTCTATTGTGAAGTTTTAAATAAACTCCTTCAACTATGAAGCCTTCTTTTTGTAACATGTAGGCTGTAACTGAAGAATCAATTCCTCCACTCATGCCTACCATTACTTTTTTATTTGATTTATTCATAATCACTTATAAATCCACCACCAAGGCAATATTGACCATCATATAAAACAAGACTTTGTCCTAATGTTACAGCCCTTTGTGGTTTGTCAAATTTAACTAAAACTTTATCATCCTTTACTTCTACTACTGTACAAGCTTGCTTTTGTTGTCTATATCTTATTTGAGCTACTAATTTAGCACCAACTTTTGGTGCAGCTTCTAGTACCCAGTGCATATGAGAAGCTTCGACTGTTTGGCTCATAAGTAAAGGATGATTTGTATCTTGAACTACTGTTAAAGTATTATCTTCGATATTTTTCTTTGCAGCATACCATGATTTGTGAGTATTATTTTCACCTTCAAGTCCTTTAATTCCACCAAGTCCAATACCTTTTCTTTGACCTAGTGTGTAACAAATAAGACCTTTGTGTTTTCCTAAAACTTTTCCATTCTCATCTATCATGTCTCCAGGAATTGCTTTTAAATGTTGAGTAATAAAATCATCAAATCTTTGGTTACCAATAAAACAAATACCTGTACTATCTTTTTTATCACTAACAGGCAAATTGTGTTCTCTTGCTATTTCTCTAACTTCCGTTTTAGTTAAATCACCAAGGGGAAACATAGCATG includes:
- a CDS encoding MATE family efflux transporter; its protein translation is MLESKPYIVFFKYAIPSILGLLSVSSASIIDGYFIGNYVGSVALAAINISYPLLAILFGLGLMFAVGNSVLAGKLMGEKNNEEASNIFTKAVICISILGALSSLFIYLNMEYLLSFLKVEGVLETYTFEYLSILLIFLPFLMTGITIDYFVRVDENPNLSFLALLLTSIVNIILDYLFIVKYDFGLSGAAYATGISYLVITLVLIPHFFLKKSTLEIVKPKGNIFSIFEASKNGVSEFINESSIGITVLIFNYIMLKNFGALGVASYTIVGYFFMVSIMISFAIADSLQPIFSKNYGAQYFNRIKTFLKLGLISIFAIELFIIILVILIPDILVNVFLKENELRAKEITLEFIYYVWPAFLFAGLNIMITSYLTSMQKAKYSAIIATLRSLILPILFIFLLPIIVGQKGIFMALVVAEFITFIVAVTLFIKNTPKKISNLL
- the mnmA gene encoding tRNA 2-thiouridine(34) synthase MnmA encodes the protein MMEQNEILQTGKKKVVVGMSGGVDSSVTALLLKQQGYDVVGLFMRNWEYGIKGSQCPNRIEFEDAKKVGELIGIEVKGKDFVEEYRTKVFDVFLEGLKKGLTPNPDILCNREIKFNVFLNEAKKMGADMIATGHYAKIAHYKDHYVLDTPKDSSKDQSYFLHALSSEQLSHAMFPLGDLTKTEVREIAREHNLPVSDKKDSTGICFIGNQRFDDFITQHLKAIPGDMIDENGKVLGKHKGLICYTLGQRKGIGLGGIKGLEGENNTHKSWYAAKKNIEDNTLTVVQDTNHPLLMSQTVEASHMHWVLEAAPKVGAKLVAQIRYRQQKQACTVVEVKDDKVLVKFDKPQRAVTLGQSLVLYDGQYCLGGGFISDYE
- the mnmA gene encoding tRNA 2-thiouridine(34) synthase MnmA; translation: MNKSNKKVMVGMSGGIDSSVTAYMLQKEGFIVEGVYLKLHNRTDGYHENNLGFIKDVAKFLNIKYHVLDLTDKFEEEVYDYFVDSYLEGTTPNPCVKCNRQIKFGAMLDFAKEHNASYLATGHYAKTDGKFIYAADDDTKDQSYFLSQVDKEALPYMMFPLSTYKKEDIIKLGAKLDVAYKKITEKNESQEICFVETVYTDVVKRHANIDIPGKVLDEKGNIVGEHKGYMHYTIGKRRGFTVHGAQEPHFVTKLNPKDNTIIVGKKQALEVNHVKVENLNMFIEQKEFDCTVKLRYRSVSIPCKVTIEDNKAKIALKEPAFGVAAGQLAVFYEDDKVLGSAWIKSSS
- a CDS encoding OmpA family protein; this encodes MKKILISSALCASMLFAANSDYKYEITPMIGGNIAEGNLNLDDDHYPIGGISFGVNIDDSMFDQIEVGILNSLGNVDYENSSEDTNITRLFNNYIKDFELTDSTSLYALVGYGLEHFDTERFGNETSLFGNYGIGLKYKISESMSLKTDIRHLVNTHDRDNNLIYTVGLSIPFGKKAAPAPVVKEEPKPEPVVERKLVEKPVDTDGDGVIDSLDKCPDTPKGDIVDQHGCSLKANLNINFEFDSARINNSYESKIKKFADFMKAFPSVKGKIEAHTDSVGTEEYNQKLSERRAAAAVKALEAYGIDKSRLNSTGYGESKPKATNETAEGRAQNRRVEGSIQR
- the lepA gene encoding translation elongation factor 4 → MQKNIRNFSIIAHIDHGKSTLADRIIQECGAVTDRELSSQMMDTMDIEQERGITIKAQSVRLKYIKDEQEYVLNLIDTPGHVDFSYEVSRSLASSEGALLIVDSTQGVEAQTIANVYIALDNDLELLPVVNKIDLPSADPMRVLEETEEAIGLDCTEHNLISAKTGLGVKDLIDSIVDRVPAPQGDEDAPTKALIYDSWFDNYLGALALVRVYEGSIKKGQVLKMMNTKVEHPVLDLMYPHPIKREKTKEIETGEIGIVVLGLKTLDGIAVGDTMTDAKNPTAEAIDGFEPAKPFVFAGLYPIETDKFEDLREALTKLQLNDSSISFEPESSAALGSGFRAGFLGMLHMEVIKERLEREFNLDLIATAPTVVYEVLKTDGERVEIQNPSELPEPNYIETIFEPYVKATILVPDEFLGNVIKLLNDKRGIQIKMDYLGKRVLLEYDIPMNEIVMDFYDKLKSTTKGYASFDYEPVEFRPGNLKKLDVRVAGEIVDALSIIVPEEKAVSRGREFIKALKELIPRQLFEVAVQASIGNTIIARETVKSMGKNVTAKCYGGDITRKRKLLEKQKAGKKRMKAIGKVNVPQEAFMAVLKI
- a CDS encoding ribose-phosphate pyrophosphokinase is translated as MSKYKLFSGTANPEFAKKVGKYLNVEVGEASINKFSDGEISVQIKESVRGQDVFIVQPTCAPTNDHLMELLIMIDALKRSSAASISAVIPYYGYARQDRKAAPRVPISAKLVADMLEAAGIDRMITIDLHAAQIQGFFNIPVDNLYGSVLFVSHLRSKNLKNPIIASPDIGGVARARSYADKLGYDLVIVDKKREKANVAEVMNIIGDVEGKDVILVDDMVDTAGTLVKAAEVLKSKGATSVMACCTHGVLSGPAFDRINAGTLDELIISDTIPMHGKSDKITVLSATKIIGETIRRITHNESVNSIFID